Proteins from a genomic interval of Dunckerocampus dactyliophorus isolate RoL2022-P2 chromosome 5, RoL_Ddac_1.1, whole genome shotgun sequence:
- the saal1 gene encoding protein saal1: protein MDGSIEGAEEERSETGALHRGDHSPEMERNPSPPPDAAGGDEAEDTDAIGDTVYSKQWLFSILTRLIQMVTKPSAEDSEGHMQLTDDDEEDLCRVWDMAMDSDVAGLLEEFKAPDILLRVIAKSGSPRLTEICVGILGNIACFPDTCLTLSQNEDLCAVLLLLFGDTDPPTLLETSRLILTCVSQKDVSSLWLQRIRQQTSLRSNLLFIMCSSTNTDLLEKVGELVDKLFDLDEELMKSWIAAEPSEEGDDGDSCLDLASCLFEAAKQLRSENPNGLEVYLHILHLLTTVNEGIQMFASSEGAGKAVWSFVFEVIVEDLCQFNDLAVVLHEKIGTLVQAFSVLQALYRCQEQWRSKDDTSIPLFGTILRVIQYQNEHKDESSGKDEQLQTLEEITTEFLSDICSRTTKDTVAALVKEGYLTEKSCLTAFGCLLPSCTTSFEHLLLMLSETNPQLADEVKKWFPV, encoded by the exons ATGG ATGGTAGTATTGAAGGTGCTGAAGAAGAGCGGAGCGAGACAGGCGCACTGCACAGAGGGGATCATTCTCCAGAAATGGAGCGTAACCCATCGCCTCCTCCAGATGCAGCCGGTGGAGATGAGGCAGAAGATACGGACGCCATTGGAGACACAGTTTACAGCAAGCAATGGCTTTTCAGCATTCTGACTCGCCTCATCCAG ATGGTCACAAAGCCTTCAGCGGAGGACTCAGAAGGTCATATGCAGCtcactgatgatgatgaagaagatCTGTGCCGAGTTTGGGATATGGCCATGGATAGT GATGTTGCTGGCTTACTAGAGGAGTTTAAAGCTCCTGACATCCTTCTTCGTGTGATAGCCAAATCTGGTAGCCCACGTCTCACA GAAATTTGCGTTGGAATACTTGGGAACATTGCTTGCTTTCCTGACACTTGCCTGACTCTCAGCCAGAATGAAGACTTGTG CGCTGTGCTGTTGCTTCTGTTCGGAGATACGGATCCACCAACCCTCCTGGAGACAAGCAG GTTGATTCTGACCTGTGTGTCTCAAAAAGATGTCAGTTCCCTTTGGCTTCAGCGAATACGACAGCAGACATCTCTGCGTTCCAATCTCCTTTTCATCATGTGCAGTTCAACCAATA CGGACCTGCTTGAGAAAGTGGGAGAGCTTGTTGACAAGCTGTTTGACCTTGATGAGGAACTGATGAAAAGTTGGATCGCAGCTGAGCCAAGCGAGGAGGGTGATGATGGTGACAGCTGTCTGGACTTAGCCTCATGCCTTTTTGAAGCTGCCAAGCAGCTTAG ATCAGAGAATCCAAATGGCTTGGAGGTTTATCTTCACATTCTGCACCTCTTAACCACAGTAAATGAGGGCATTCAGATGTTTG CTTCCAGTGAAGGAGCAGGAAAAGCAGTTTGGAGTTTtgtatttgaggttatagttgAAGACTTGTGTCAGTTCAATGATCTTGCAGTTGTTCTGCATGAAAAGATAGGCACTTTGGTGCAGGCCTTTTCTGTTTTACAAGCTCTCTACAGATGCCAGGAGCAGTGGAGAAGCAAAGATGATACAA GTATACCTCTTTTTGGCACCATTTTGCGGGTGATTCAGTACCAGAATGAGCACAAAGATGAATCTTCTGGTAAAGATGAGCAGCTTCAGACTTTGGAAGAGATCACAACTGAATTTCTCTCTGACATCTGCTCTCGGACTACAAAG gaCACAGTAGCAGCCTTGGTAAAGGAAGGTTACCTGACAGAGAAGAGTTGTCTAACAGCTTTTGGCTGTTTACTTCCCAGCTGCACGACTTCA TTTGAACACCTGCTGCTAATGTTGTCAGAAACCAATCCACAATTGGCTGACGAGGTGAAGAAATGGTTTCCTGTCTGA